A region of the Paracoccaceae bacterium genome:
CGACAGGTTCGCGACCGACAGCAGCCAGTCGCAGGGCCCCAGCCGTTCGGCCAGATCGCGCCCCGGCGGCTCGACCCTCAGTCCTGTGGCGCGTGCCCAGTCGGCCACGCCCGCATGGCTGGTGACGACCGCCTCGATCGCATGGCCGCGTGCCAGCCACAGCCCACCGCATTCGACCGTCAGGCTTTCGTTGCCGATCAGGATCGCGTCCATCGCCCGCCCCTACTCTGCCGCTTGCCTCGTCGCCATGGCACGCCCCCGTGGCGAGATCATGGCATGCAGGGCATGGCTGCCCATGTCCCGCAGAAAGCGCGGCGGATCGGCCCTGTCCTTGCGCTGGATCAGGCAGCGCAGCCGCCACAGCGTGCCGCCCGCCAGATGGGCCAGGGTCGCGGCGATCCATGTGGCGCGGCCATGGACCTTGGTGAAGTACCGCATCCGGCTGTCGAACCAGTAGCCGGGCACGCGCCGCCATCCCTTCATGCCGGTCGAGGCCGATCCCACATGCGCGACGCGGCTTTCGACCACATAGTCGGCGGGCCACCCCGCAGCGGCGGCGCGGTGGCAGAGTTCCGTTTCCTCGAAATACAGAAAGAACCCCTCGTCAAACAGTCCGATCCGGTCCAGCACGTCCATCCGCATCATCAGCGACGCCCCGGCAAGCCAGTCGACCCGTGTGGTCGCCTGCGGGATCGGCTGCGCCACGATCCGGCGGCGCAGCAGGCGGCTGACCGGCCCGAAGCGCAGCGACGCCTCGAACTCGCCCGCGACCGAGGGGAACCGGAATGCGGTGCGATGCG
Encoded here:
- a CDS encoding glycosyltransferase family 2 protein — translated: MPTVLTVILNWRSPDMTLRALDAARRAMTRIDGAITVVDNDSQDGSFERMTEVVAAQQQGPDDGKTPVRVIQSGRNGGFGAGNNVGIRAGLPGGVRPDYVYILNSDAFPEPDAIRALLDHLERHRGTGFAGSTIYGTDGAPHRTAFRFPSVAGEFEASLRFGPVSRLLRRRIVAQPIPQATTRVDWLAGASLMMRMDVLDRIGLFDEGFFLYFEETELCHRAAAAGWPADYVVESRVAHVGSASTGMKGWRRVPGYWFDSRMRYFTKVHGRATWIAATLAHLAGGTLWRLRCLIQRKDRADPPRFLRDMGSHALHAMISPRGRAMATRQAAE